In the Paludisphaera rhizosphaerae genome, one interval contains:
- a CDS encoding DUF1802 family protein: MNDVPPTCDVGFKEWSGVCAALASGRQTVILRKGGIAEEGGRFTPDHRVFWLYPTRIHEAQQGLREEPAPVENLTDASLVLIRSLAVVDSVHLIEREDELDRLEPFHVWTDETVHKRFHYRRPGLWVLSVRVWDRAEAEVIRPSVEQLGCKTWIHLDSPISTSGLVSALSDEKWQSAQERLRAAIGSHRRDGELE; this comes from the coding sequence GTGAATGACGTCCCTCCCACGTGCGACGTCGGGTTCAAGGAATGGAGCGGCGTCTGCGCGGCGCTCGCCTCGGGCCGACAAACGGTGATCCTCCGAAAAGGGGGGATCGCCGAGGAGGGGGGGCGGTTCACGCCGGATCATCGCGTCTTCTGGCTGTACCCCACTCGAATCCACGAGGCTCAACAAGGTCTTCGCGAGGAGCCGGCCCCGGTTGAGAATCTAACCGACGCCTCGCTCGTCCTGATCCGATCGCTGGCCGTCGTCGACTCGGTTCACCTGATCGAGCGCGAGGACGAGCTTGACCGGCTGGAGCCTTTTCATGTGTGGACCGACGAAACCGTGCACAAGCGGTTCCATTACCGCCGACCGGGGCTGTGGGTGTTGAGCGTCCGCGTCTGGGACCGCGCCGAGGCAGAAGTCATCCGTCCCTCGGTCGAACAGCTCGGCTGCAAGACGTGGATTCATCTGGACTCGCCGATCTCGACCAGCGGACTCGTCTCGGCGCTCAGCGACGAAAAATGGCAATCGGCCCAGGAGCGACTCCGCGCCGCGATCGGGTCGCATCGTCGCGACGGTGAGCTAGAATAA
- a CDS encoding FAD-binding oxidoreductase yields MATTAAPSTSLASTTLVAELSSLLGDEGVLHRRDELVVYECDGYVVEKAVPDVVVFPNSAEQVAEIVKLCNRHDVPFVPRGAGTSLAGGTLPVGGGVMISLTKMKRVLEIDTRDRYAIVEAGVVNVWLSRALAGTGLHFAPDPSSQTACTIGGNVATNAGGPHTLKYGVTVNHIRGVEYVTPEGEIVQLGGVVEDQPGFDLTGLFVGSEGTFGIVTKVIVNLCRDPEAGRTLLAVFDTVEHSVEAVSGIVAAGIVPAALEMIDNLMIRAVEAAFKFGFPVDAGAVLIIEIDGVDAGLDHEAQAVSEIVQAHHGKVEKAIAWRTREEPEYKAIWKSRKMAFGAIGRVSPTFCTQDGVVPRTALPHILRFMEGVSERTNIRIANVFHAGDGNLHPIILFDEQDPDQVRRALQASHEILDECIRLGGSVTGEHGIGVEKLAMMPKLFSADDLEAMASVHDALNRENRCSPHKKIPTGGHCIERSSPGRRAPA; encoded by the coding sequence GAAGGCGTTCTACATCGTCGCGATGAATTGGTGGTCTACGAGTGCGACGGCTACGTTGTGGAGAAGGCCGTTCCAGACGTGGTCGTGTTTCCGAATTCGGCCGAACAGGTGGCCGAAATCGTCAAGCTGTGCAACCGCCACGACGTCCCGTTCGTGCCGCGAGGGGCCGGGACGAGCCTGGCGGGAGGGACGCTCCCGGTCGGCGGCGGCGTGATGATCAGTCTGACGAAAATGAAGCGCGTGCTGGAGATCGACACGCGCGACCGTTACGCCATCGTTGAGGCCGGCGTTGTGAACGTCTGGCTGAGTCGAGCGCTTGCCGGCACCGGACTGCATTTCGCCCCCGATCCGTCGAGCCAGACAGCCTGCACAATCGGCGGGAACGTCGCGACCAACGCGGGAGGTCCGCACACCCTCAAGTACGGTGTGACCGTCAACCACATCCGGGGGGTGGAGTACGTCACGCCGGAAGGCGAGATCGTCCAGCTCGGCGGCGTGGTCGAGGACCAGCCGGGCTTCGATCTCACCGGCCTGTTCGTCGGCAGCGAGGGGACCTTCGGGATCGTCACCAAGGTGATCGTCAATCTGTGCCGCGACCCCGAGGCGGGCCGGACGCTCCTGGCGGTCTTCGATACGGTCGAACACTCGGTGGAAGCCGTGAGCGGAATCGTGGCCGCTGGCATCGTCCCCGCGGCGCTTGAGATGATCGACAACCTGATGATCCGGGCGGTCGAGGCCGCTTTCAAGTTCGGCTTCCCCGTCGACGCCGGGGCGGTCCTCATCATCGAAATCGACGGCGTCGACGCCGGGCTCGATCACGAGGCCCAGGCCGTTTCCGAGATCGTCCAGGCCCACCACGGGAAGGTCGAGAAGGCCATCGCCTGGCGGACTCGCGAAGAGCCCGAGTACAAGGCGATCTGGAAGAGTCGCAAAATGGCCTTCGGCGCGATCGGCCGGGTCAGCCCCACGTTCTGCACCCAGGACGGCGTGGTCCCGCGCACCGCCTTGCCGCATATCCTCCGATTCATGGAGGGCGTTTCCGAGCGTACCAATATCCGGATCGCCAACGTCTTCCACGCCGGCGACGGCAACCTCCATCCGATCATTCTGTTTGACGAGCAGGATCCCGACCAGGTTCGTCGCGCCCTTCAGGCCAGCCATGAAATCCTCGACGAGTGCATCCGGTTGGGAGGGAGCGTCACGGGCGAGCATGGCATCGGCGTGGAGAAGCTCGCGATGATGCCGAAGCTGTTTTCCGCCGACGACCTCGAAGCGATGGCCTCGGTGCACGACGCCCTGAATCGGGAGAATCGTTGCAGCCCTCACAAGAAGATTCCGACCGGCGGCCACTGCATCGAGCGCAGTTCGCCGGGACGTCGCGCTCCCGCGTAA
- a CDS encoding FAD-binding oxidoreductase: protein MTRSTWPDSPDLPPLGDGRRALAVHQPHSVEDLCEVVRSEAEAGGAVYPQGGRTALDYGGTPARPGVAVDLTALKQVVDYPHADMTITVQGGLNVASLQSVLAEHHQRLLFDVPTADRATIGGALATGVFGPRRYGQGRPRDSIIGVSFVTSKGVEVKGGGRVVKNVAGYDFPKLLTGSLGTLGVITQATLKVRPKPGGSALIWLPVDEPTTLDANLASLDASSTRPVAVEFLNPSAAAIIGDALGLKGGSWTFVLGIEDDAASVDWQVEHFLSGKTSGVDVLRNDETPPLWSALTDFQAGPALLACTANLRPSRVAGFMAALDPERWAVQAHAGSGVVRMRARGDWNEDQAVEAVSAARAQAVRDSGALVVTCCPTAWKPRLRVWGDPRPDWALGKAVKQALDPIGLMNPGRFVGEA, encoded by the coding sequence GTGACTCGATCGACCTGGCCGGATTCTCCCGACCTGCCGCCCCTGGGCGACGGCCGCCGCGCCCTCGCCGTTCATCAGCCTCACAGCGTCGAAGACCTCTGCGAGGTCGTCCGTTCCGAGGCTGAGGCGGGAGGGGCCGTCTACCCGCAGGGCGGCCGAACGGCTCTCGACTACGGCGGAACTCCTGCGCGTCCTGGCGTTGCGGTTGATCTGACGGCTCTCAAGCAGGTCGTCGACTACCCCCACGCCGATATGACGATCACCGTCCAGGGCGGTCTCAACGTCGCCTCGCTCCAATCGGTGCTCGCCGAACATCACCAGCGACTCCTCTTCGACGTCCCAACGGCCGACCGGGCGACGATCGGCGGGGCGCTGGCGACGGGGGTTTTCGGACCCCGACGATACGGGCAGGGAAGGCCGCGCGACTCGATCATCGGCGTCTCGTTCGTCACCTCGAAGGGCGTGGAGGTCAAGGGGGGCGGTCGGGTCGTCAAGAACGTCGCGGGCTACGACTTCCCCAAGCTGCTGACCGGCTCACTCGGTACACTCGGCGTGATTACTCAGGCGACTCTAAAAGTTCGGCCCAAACCGGGCGGGTCGGCCCTGATCTGGCTGCCGGTCGACGAGCCGACGACGCTCGACGCCAACCTCGCCTCGCTCGACGCCTCCTCAACTCGTCCGGTCGCCGTCGAATTCCTGAATCCCTCGGCCGCGGCGATCATCGGCGACGCCCTGGGCTTGAAGGGGGGCTCCTGGACCTTCGTGCTCGGAATCGAGGACGACGCCGCCTCGGTCGATTGGCAGGTCGAGCACTTCCTGTCCGGCAAGACCAGCGGAGTCGACGTCCTTCGGAACGATGAGACGCCCCCCCTCTGGTCGGCCCTCACCGACTTCCAGGCGGGTCCTGCCTTGCTCGCCTGCACGGCGAACCTGCGACCGTCGCGGGTCGCCGGATTCATGGCGGCGCTCGATCCCGAGCGGTGGGCCGTGCAGGCTCACGCGGGGAGCGGCGTGGTTCGGATGCGGGCTCGGGGCGACTGGAACGAGGACCAGGCCGTGGAGGCGGTCTCCGCCGCCCGGGCTCAGGCTGTGCGCGATTCGGGGGCGCTCGTCGTTACGTGCTGCCCGACGGCCTGGAAGCCGCGGCTGCGGGTCTGGGGCGATCCTCGGCCAGACTGGGCTCTAGGGAAGGCCGTGAAGCAGGCGCTCGACCCTATCGGATTGATGAATCCCGGCCGGTTCGTCGGCGAGGCTTGA
- a CDS encoding (Fe-S)-binding protein — translation MNTQSTAETNPRTAPSDGESGVDLAWLSERVSYPLFQQCIHCGLCTASCPTYVETGDENNGPRGRIYLMRSVVDGRLGMSPEVRKHLELCLDCRACETACPSGVQYGKLIEPFKIEMLRDAPPGAGLSLLQKLVLHRLFPYARRVRVALLPVRLLQKLGLMKPLERSGLFNLLPPTLRNMAAMVPTLGPASNLPEVLPAIGPRRARVGLFLGCVTDVMTPETTTATARVLQQNGCEVVIPRSQACCGAIHYHSGAETPALSLALQNMNAFDVDGLDAVVVNAAGCGAMFKGYEHILPPEEHERAARFVAKVKDVSEFLVELGPIAPKHAVSQKVTYHDACHLCHAQQIRAQPRQLLSLIPGLELVPLPESELCCGAAGTYNLTEPEMSQRLGRRKLANIESTGAAVVASGNIGCTLQIARQIREQGLAIEVVHPVDLLDRAYRGEA, via the coding sequence ATGAATACGCAGTCGACCGCAGAGACGAACCCGCGCACGGCCCCCAGCGATGGCGAGTCGGGCGTCGATCTGGCCTGGCTCTCCGAGCGGGTCTCGTATCCGCTATTCCAGCAGTGCATCCACTGCGGACTCTGCACGGCGAGTTGCCCGACGTACGTCGAGACTGGCGACGAAAACAACGGCCCGCGAGGCCGGATCTACCTGATGCGATCCGTCGTCGACGGCCGCCTGGGGATGAGCCCCGAAGTCCGCAAGCACCTCGAACTATGCCTGGACTGCCGCGCCTGCGAAACGGCCTGCCCGTCGGGCGTTCAATACGGCAAGCTGATCGAGCCGTTCAAGATCGAGATGCTCCGCGACGCGCCTCCGGGCGCGGGCCTCAGCCTGCTCCAGAAACTGGTTCTGCATCGCCTCTTTCCCTACGCCCGCCGAGTCCGCGTGGCGCTACTGCCAGTCCGGCTGCTCCAGAAGCTCGGGTTGATGAAGCCTCTGGAACGCAGCGGACTCTTCAACCTCCTGCCGCCCACGCTTCGAAACATGGCGGCGATGGTTCCAACTCTCGGCCCCGCTTCCAACCTCCCCGAAGTCTTGCCGGCGATCGGCCCTCGACGGGCTCGCGTCGGGCTGTTCCTGGGCTGCGTGACCGACGTGATGACGCCCGAGACCACCACGGCCACGGCACGGGTCCTTCAGCAGAACGGCTGTGAGGTCGTCATTCCTCGCAGTCAGGCCTGCTGCGGAGCGATCCATTACCATTCTGGTGCCGAGACTCCCGCGCTCAGCCTCGCACTGCAAAACATGAACGCCTTCGACGTCGATGGCCTCGACGCCGTCGTCGTCAACGCGGCCGGCTGCGGGGCGATGTTCAAGGGTTATGAGCACATTCTGCCTCCCGAGGAACACGAGCGAGCCGCCCGGTTCGTCGCCAAGGTGAAGGATGTGTCTGAGTTCCTCGTCGAACTCGGACCGATCGCGCCGAAGCACGCGGTTTCGCAGAAGGTGACGTATCACGACGCCTGCCACCTCTGCCACGCCCAGCAGATCCGAGCCCAGCCCAGGCAACTCCTGTCGTTGATTCCCGGCCTGGAGTTGGTCCCGCTCCCGGAGAGCGAGCTTTGCTGCGGCGCGGCGGGGACGTACAACCTGACCGAACCGGAAATGTCGCAGCGGCTGGGACGTCGTAAACTGGCTAATATCGAGTCGACCGGCGCGGCGGTCGTCGCCAGCGGCAATATCGGCTGTACGCTTCAGATCGCCCGTCAAATCCGCGAGCAAGGGCTCGCCATCGAGGTCGTGCATCCGGTCGACCTGCTCGACCGAGCCTATCGCGGGGAGGCCTGA
- a CDS encoding NAD(P)H-dependent glycerol-3-phosphate dehydrogenase, protein MHRVAILGGGGMGTAMAMVLARAGADARLWVREPERARLMAETRRNARHLPEVVIPAEITITGDPAEAVEGADLLVASIPTSYLRSTLAALASTVPAEVPTLSVVKGIEFGTFARPTQIIAECLGPRETAVLTGPSHAEELARGLPASLVVAGPSAEFCESVQSAFSNATFRLYRNSDAVGAEVAGALKNILGIAAGVCDGLEIGDNAKAALLTRGLVEIARLGVRLGGRLQTFYGLAGVGDVVTTCFSPFGRNREVGARIGRGESLETILGSMVNVSEGVPTIRSVHALALQLGVDMPITHELHQVLFEGKQPHAAVVDLMTRTPKDEAQL, encoded by the coding sequence GTGCATCGGGTGGCGATTCTCGGCGGCGGCGGCATGGGGACGGCGATGGCGATGGTCCTCGCCCGCGCCGGCGCCGATGCGCGGCTCTGGGTCCGCGAGCCGGAACGCGCCCGTCTGATGGCGGAAACGCGGCGCAATGCTCGCCACCTTCCCGAGGTCGTCATCCCCGCGGAAATCACCATCACCGGCGACCCGGCCGAGGCGGTTGAAGGGGCGGATTTGTTGGTGGCGTCGATTCCCACCTCCTACCTGAGGTCAACGCTAGCGGCTCTCGCTTCAACCGTACCGGCGGAAGTGCCGACGCTCAGCGTCGTGAAGGGGATCGAGTTCGGCACCTTCGCGCGGCCGACGCAGATCATCGCCGAATGCCTCGGCCCGCGCGAGACGGCCGTATTGACCGGACCGAGTCATGCCGAGGAACTGGCGCGAGGTCTGCCGGCCTCGCTGGTCGTCGCGGGGCCGTCGGCTGAGTTTTGCGAGTCGGTTCAATCGGCCTTCAGCAACGCGACGTTCCGCCTTTACCGCAACAGCGACGCCGTCGGGGCTGAAGTCGCCGGGGCCCTCAAGAATATCCTGGGGATTGCAGCCGGCGTCTGCGACGGGCTGGAAATCGGCGACAACGCCAAGGCCGCCCTGCTCACGCGTGGACTCGTCGAAATCGCCCGACTGGGCGTTCGGCTGGGGGGCCGACTCCAGACCTTCTACGGCCTGGCGGGCGTCGGGGACGTCGTCACGACCTGCTTCAGCCCATTCGGCCGGAACCGCGAGGTGGGCGCCCGAATCGGGCGGGGCGAGTCTCTGGAAACGATTCTCGGCAGCATGGTCAACGTCTCCGAGGGAGTTCCGACGATTCGGAGCGTCCATGCGCTGGCGTTGCAGTTGGGAGTCGACATGCCGATCACCCATGAGCTGCATCAGGTGCTCTTTGAGGGCAAACAACCCCACGCCGCGGTCGTCGACCTGATGACCAGGACCCCGAAGGACGAGGCTCAACTGTGA